The following are encoded together in the Bacillota bacterium genome:
- a CDS encoding DUF5615 family PIN-like protein: MRLRFLVDEDLPRSTAKALAAAGYEALDVRDFGLRGAKDHEILVYALQNEAVKQRP, encoded by the coding sequence GTGAGATTAAGATTTCTCGTCGATGAAGATTTGCCACGGTCCACTGCGAAGGCACTTGCTGCTGCCGGGTATGAGGCTTTAGATGTTCGGGATTTTGGTCTGCGTGGTGCCAAGGACCATGAAATCTTGGTCTATGCCCTCCAAAATGAAGCCGTAAAACAAAGACCGTGA